Proteins encoded in a region of the Planococcus citri chromosome 1, ihPlaCitr1.1, whole genome shotgun sequence genome:
- the LOC135842669 gene encoding uncharacterized protein LOC135842669, which yields MFRCVVPKILVRRIFQSTFHEGSEAMQLKQANQIQMVRGLEEATAAVKQLNQMVTKLQEARADGKSAKEEREIVYSEFIGNNKELDDDKKDEIEEKLQELMGKLESAQNTLEYYHELSVDFDVNFRCGFE from the exons ATGTTTAGATGCGTTGTGccgaaaatactcgtacgacgCATTTTCCAG TCAACCTTTCACGAAGGAAGTGAGGCTATGCAGTTGaaacaagcgaatcaaattcaAATGGTTAGAGGATTAGAAGAGGCCACAGCCGCTGTGAAACAACTGAATCAAATGGTTACAAAGCTACAAGAGGCCAGAGCTGATGGAAAATCAGCAAAGGAAGAAAGAGAAATTGTGTACAGCGAGTTCATCGGAAACAACA AGGAATTGGATGACGACAAGAAAGATGAGATAGAGGAAAAACTCCAAGAATTAATGGGAAAATTGGAGAGTGCACAAAATACTTTGGAATATTATCACGAACTATCCGTTGATTTTGACGTTAATTTTAGATGTGGATTCGAATaa